One Verrucomicrobiia bacterium genomic region harbors:
- a CDS encoding copper oxidase codes for MINRRKFLTAAAAASGAALVGKLMPTARAIGASSEKIVPVSTGKTESFNPPSGWKGYKPVITPNGLTLPWKMVGGVKVFHLIAEPVTHEFASGLVAECWGYNGRVHGPTIEAVEGDRVRIYVTNRLYSPTTVHWHGVLLPSGMDGVGGLSQAAIQPGETFQYEFILKQHGTLMYHSHHDEMTQMQLGMMGLFVIHPKNASDNPPDRDYAIMLSEWKVEVGARRPDPNEMTDFNIFTMNARSFPGTQPLLAKVGDRVRIRLGNLSSMSHHAIHLHGYHFKVVETDGGEIPKEGQWPETTTIVPTGSTRTIEFTAYEPGDWAMHCHMLHHIMNQMGHQFGNVIGVNTKELNQKIRPLIPGYMVMGQHGMGDMGEMHMTVPPNSIPMVGGQGQYDYITMGGMFTILKVREELPEDGSDPGWYESPPGTLAQVAAEEDLKRDGIELSKDSSQANALLFNEENLCGVIPSASKIVTARVKTH; via the coding sequence ATGATTAATCGTCGAAAATTTCTAACTGCTGCTGCCGCCGCTTCAGGAGCGGCTTTGGTTGGCAAGTTGATGCCTACAGCGCGAGCCATTGGCGCTTCTTCAGAAAAAATCGTTCCCGTTAGCACGGGTAAAACGGAATCGTTTAACCCGCCATCGGGTTGGAAGGGATATAAACCCGTTATTACTCCTAATGGATTAACGTTGCCATGGAAAATGGTGGGTGGGGTAAAAGTTTTTCATTTGATTGCTGAGCCGGTTACACATGAGTTTGCGTCGGGTTTAGTGGCTGAATGTTGGGGATATAATGGTCGAGTGCACGGTCCCACGATTGAGGCCGTAGAAGGAGATCGGGTGAGAATTTATGTGACGAATCGACTTTATTCCCCAACGACGGTGCATTGGCATGGTGTGCTTTTACCGAGTGGGATGGATGGAGTGGGAGGATTGAGTCAAGCCGCGATTCAACCGGGCGAGACGTTTCAATATGAATTTATTTTAAAACAGCATGGCACATTGATGTATCACTCGCACCATGACGAGATGACTCAAATGCAGTTAGGCATGATGGGACTTTTTGTGATTCATCCTAAAAATGCTTCGGACAATCCGCCCGATCGTGATTATGCCATTATGTTAAGCGAGTGGAAAGTAGAAGTGGGCGCGCGTCGGCCTGATCCCAATGAGATGACTGATTTTAATATTTTTACCATGAACGCACGCAGTTTTCCTGGAACGCAACCGCTACTAGCTAAGGTAGGGGATCGCGTGCGAATTCGTTTGGGTAATTTAAGTTCTATGTCGCATCATGCAATTCATCTGCATGGTTACCATTTTAAAGTGGTTGAAACGGATGGTGGTGAAATTCCTAAAGAGGGACAATGGCCCGAAACTACGACGATTGTGCCTACAGGGAGCACACGCACGATTGAATTTACTGCTTATGAGCCGGGCGATTGGGCGATGCATTGTCACATGTTGCATCATATCATGAATCAGATGGGTCACCAATTTGGCAATGTGATTGGCGTTAACACTAAAGAGTTAAATCAGAAAATTCGTCCTCTCATCCCCGGTTACATGGTCATGGGACAACATGGGATGGGAGATATGGGCGAAATGCATATGACGGTGCCACCGAATTCTATACCGATGGTTGGCGGGCAAGGTCAGTATGATTATATTACTATGGGCGGGATGTTTACGATTCTTAAAGTGCGCGAAGAGTTGCCGGAGGACGGTTCTGATCCAGGTTGGTATGAAAGCCCGCCCGGCACTTTGGCTCAGGTTGCTGCAGAGGAAGATTTAAAACGCGACGGTATTGAGTTGTCTAAAGATTCCTCACAAGCCAATGCCTTGCTTTTTAATGAAGAGAACTTGTGCGGAGTGATTCCTTCAGCATCGAAAATTGTTACTGCTCGCGTTAAAACTCATTAA
- a CDS encoding cytoplasmic protein: protein MTRTFISEPILPDQESLDPRRMAYGEPGLPKKFIWRDEKFIITKVVAQWKEYGDCKHGSGERYLRKHSYRLQTKDGTLLRVYFQRSFGKAKSTRTRWWLHSIEK, encoded by the coding sequence ATGACTCGCACTTTCATCAGCGAACCTATCCTGCCAGATCAAGAAAGCTTGGATCCTCGACGCATGGCTTATGGGGAACCTGGACTTCCGAAAAAATTTATTTGGCGTGATGAAAAATTCATCATCACCAAAGTAGTTGCACAATGGAAAGAATATGGCGATTGTAAACATGGTAGTGGCGAACGATACTTAAGAAAACACAGTTATCGATTGCAAACCAAAGACGGCACACTCTTGCGCGTCTATTTCCAACGTAGTTTTGGCAAAGCGAAAAGCACACGTACGCGTTGGTGGCTGCATAGCATCGAAAAATAA
- a CDS encoding alkene reductase: MTSLFDSIQIGALSLPNRIFMAPLTRCRASEGRVPNELMKKYYTQRASAGLIFSEATAVSPMGVGYPNTPGIWSKEQIEGWKTITKSVHESGGKMLLQLWHVGRISDPMYLNGKLPVAPSAIPAKGHVSLVRPQKPFVAPRALETSEISSVIEAYRQGALNAKESGFDGVEIHGANGYLLDQFLQDGTNHRTDQYGGSLENRTRLMLEVADAVIKIWGSDRVGYHLSPRGDTHDMHDSNPKEIFTYLAHQLGQRKLAFLCVRESLGPNRIGPEIKKAFGGIYIANENFTQKTAEQVLQTGEADAIAFGKLFIANPDLPQRFAQDASLNEPTPETFYASGPQGYVDYPFLEVSKNNTVKKS, encoded by the coding sequence ATGACTTCTCTTTTTGATTCTATTCAAATCGGCGCTTTATCCCTGCCCAATCGCATTTTCATGGCGCCCCTCACCCGTTGTCGAGCCAGTGAAGGTCGCGTGCCCAACGAGCTCATGAAAAAGTACTACACTCAACGCGCTTCCGCCGGTTTGATTTTTTCAGAAGCCACGGCAGTTTCTCCCATGGGAGTTGGATATCCCAACACACCAGGGATTTGGTCCAAAGAACAGATTGAGGGGTGGAAAACCATTACCAAATCCGTTCATGAGAGCGGTGGAAAAATGTTGTTACAACTTTGGCATGTTGGACGTATTTCTGATCCAATGTATCTCAATGGCAAACTTCCCGTTGCTCCAAGTGCTATTCCAGCCAAGGGCCACGTGAGTTTAGTGCGACCTCAAAAACCTTTTGTTGCACCGCGAGCTTTAGAAACGAGCGAAATTTCGAGCGTCATCGAAGCTTACCGCCAAGGCGCTCTCAATGCCAAAGAATCTGGTTTTGATGGAGTCGAAATTCATGGCGCCAACGGTTATCTCTTGGACCAGTTTCTACAAGATGGAACCAACCATCGCACTGACCAATATGGAGGCTCTTTAGAAAATCGTACTCGACTGATGCTAGAAGTGGCCGATGCCGTCATAAAAATTTGGGGTTCCGACCGTGTGGGTTACCATCTTTCTCCACGAGGGGATACGCACGATATGCATGATTCCAACCCGAAAGAAATTTTCACTTACCTTGCACATCAACTTGGTCAACGCAAACTTGCTTTCCTATGTGTTCGTGAGTCTCTAGGCCCTAATCGTATCGGCCCTGAAATAAAAAAAGCTTTTGGTGGAATTTATATTGCCAACGAAAATTTCACTCAAAAAACTGCCGAGCAAGTACTTCAAACTGGTGAAGCTGACGCCATTGCATTTGGTAAACTATTTATTGCTAATCCCGATCTTCCTCAAAGATTTGCTCAAGACGCCTCCTTGAATGAACCCACTCCTGAGACTTTCTACGCTTCAGGCCCTCAAGGCTATGTCGATTACCCATTTCTTGAAGTTTCAAAAAACAACACAGTAAAAAAGAGTTAA
- the rsmH gene encoding 16S rRNA (cytosine(1402)-N(4))-methyltransferase RsmH has protein sequence MLRKRRPRYSGKNPRRFEEKYKEHQPERYQETLAKVIASGKTPVGMHRPIMVQEILEILSPQPGETAVDCTLGYGGHAQEILARLQPNGRLLGMDVDSIELNKTETRLRKLGFNEGNFVIFHINFAGITKALAKLQWHKADIILADLGVSSMQLDNPSRGFSVKLEGPLDMRMNPQKGQPASIFLEKITSDSLKTLLIENADEPNAEILASALAGKTFFTTSTLVKAIHNTLPRLESQEKDQTVRRVFQALRIAVNGEFSALEAFLRQLPFCLNPEGRVAILTFHSGEDRRVKKTFKEGLQQGIYREIAQDVIRPNAEECHSNPRATSAKLRWAILN, from the coding sequence ATGTTAAGAAAACGTCGCCCTCGTTATTCTGGCAAAAATCCGAGACGATTTGAGGAAAAGTATAAAGAGCATCAACCTGAGCGTTATCAAGAAACACTCGCAAAAGTTATCGCTTCAGGAAAAACGCCTGTAGGCATGCATCGACCCATCATGGTCCAAGAAATTCTAGAAATCTTGTCTCCACAACCAGGCGAAACCGCGGTCGATTGCACTCTCGGTTATGGTGGACACGCTCAAGAAATTCTAGCTCGCCTACAGCCCAATGGCAGATTACTGGGAATGGATGTTGACTCTATCGAACTAAATAAAACTGAAACACGATTGCGTAAATTAGGATTTAATGAAGGCAATTTTGTAATTTTTCACATTAACTTTGCTGGAATCACCAAAGCTTTAGCTAAATTACAATGGCATAAGGCCGATATCATTTTGGCTGACCTTGGCGTTTCTTCCATGCAACTCGATAATCCCTCTCGAGGATTTTCCGTAAAATTAGAAGGGCCGTTGGACATGCGAATGAATCCACAAAAAGGTCAACCTGCTTCCATTTTTTTAGAAAAAATAACTTCTGACTCTTTAAAAACTTTGCTCATAGAAAATGCTGATGAACCCAATGCAGAAATTTTAGCATCTGCTTTAGCCGGAAAAACCTTCTTTACGACTTCAACTTTAGTCAAAGCGATTCACAACACACTACCCCGTTTAGAATCTCAAGAAAAAGATCAAACTGTTCGACGCGTTTTCCAAGCACTACGCATTGCCGTTAATGGCGAATTTTCCGCATTAGAAGCCTTCTTAAGACAACTCCCTTTTTGCCTGAATCCCGAAGGACGCGTTGCCATTTTAACCTTTCACTCCGGCGAAGATCGACGCGTCAAAAAAACTTTTAAAGAAGGTCTACAACAAGGAATTTATCGTGAAATAGCTCAAGATGTCATTCGGCCAAATGCTGAAGAATGTCATTCCAACCCGCGTGCTACTTCAGCTAAATTACGTTGGGCTATATTAAACTAA
- a CDS encoding 2-oxo acid dehydrogenase subunit E2, whose product MSEPVLLPDLGEGIESGDVVKVLVKEGDHVEQNQTLLEVETDKAVAEVPSAKSGKVTKILVKSGDKIKVGSPLLEMDPNEKEKEPEKKVATPPKEESKKEEKKKEEAKKSSATKTQLQEVKLPSLGEGIEGGEIVKVLVKTGDSVDKDQTLLEIETDKAVAEIPSPAQGKITKVLIKEGDKVKVGSLLLEIQATIAEKSHETEIPETPQKTKSEQPANKEFSEKTVIPSSTTDGDKVYAAPATRRFARELGVNLAQVSGQGERITQEDVKTFVREGGVKLTQPLPDFSQWGPIEEKPLTSLRKKIADQMAWSWSIPMVTHSDQADITELDLIRKKFAPQIKQQGGVLSVTSFAIKAAAQALQEFPQFNTSIDLTKGLLIQKKYYHIGVAVDTENGLLVPVIRDADKKSIKEISLEIATLAQKARDRKVTANEMQGATFTISNLGGIGGNHFTPLVNPPQAAILGISRGQIQPIWDGTTFKPRLMCPLCVTYDHRIVDGADGARFTRRIAEILENFAVSFLGL is encoded by the coding sequence ATGTCAGAACCCGTTTTACTCCCCGATTTAGGCGAAGGCATCGAAAGTGGCGATGTTGTCAAAGTTTTAGTGAAAGAAGGCGATCACGTAGAACAAAACCAAACTCTTCTTGAAGTTGAAACGGATAAGGCCGTGGCTGAAGTGCCCTCAGCAAAATCAGGAAAAGTAACTAAAATTTTAGTAAAATCCGGAGATAAAATTAAAGTTGGGAGTCCTTTATTAGAAATGGATCCCAACGAAAAAGAAAAAGAGCCAGAAAAGAAAGTGGCAACCCCACCAAAAGAAGAATCGAAAAAAGAAGAGAAAAAGAAAGAAGAAGCTAAAAAATCATCGGCCACAAAAACTCAATTACAAGAAGTTAAACTTCCGAGTTTAGGGGAAGGCATTGAAGGTGGGGAAATTGTTAAAGTTCTTGTCAAAACTGGTGATTCCGTGGACAAGGATCAAACTCTTTTAGAAATTGAAACCGATAAAGCTGTCGCAGAAATTCCTTCTCCAGCTCAAGGCAAAATCACTAAAGTCCTTATAAAAGAAGGAGACAAAGTCAAAGTAGGCTCTTTGCTTTTAGAAATACAGGCGACCATAGCAGAAAAATCACACGAAACTGAAATTCCCGAAACACCACAAAAAACAAAAAGCGAACAACCGGCAAACAAAGAATTTTCAGAAAAAACTGTCATTCCTTCTTCCACAACCGATGGCGATAAAGTCTACGCCGCACCGGCTACACGCCGATTTGCAAGAGAATTAGGAGTCAACTTAGCTCAAGTTTCTGGCCAGGGCGAACGCATCACTCAAGAAGATGTTAAAACCTTTGTTCGTGAAGGCGGTGTAAAACTGACACAACCTTTACCCGATTTTTCGCAATGGGGACCCATTGAAGAAAAACCTCTCACCTCGTTGCGTAAAAAAATTGCCGATCAAATGGCCTGGTCCTGGTCCATTCCTATGGTCACTCATTCCGATCAAGCTGACATTACAGAGCTCGACCTCATTCGTAAAAAATTTGCCCCACAGATTAAACAACAAGGTGGCGTCCTCTCGGTTACTTCTTTTGCCATCAAAGCTGCTGCACAAGCATTACAAGAATTTCCACAATTTAATACTTCGATCGATTTAACGAAGGGTCTTTTAATTCAAAAAAAATATTATCACATCGGCGTTGCAGTCGACACGGAAAACGGTTTATTAGTGCCCGTGATTCGTGATGCGGATAAAAAATCAATCAAAGAAATCTCTTTAGAAATTGCAACTCTTGCCCAAAAAGCTCGCGACCGCAAAGTAACCGCTAACGAAATGCAAGGTGCCACCTTTACCATTTCCAATTTAGGCGGTATTGGCGGTAACCATTTCACTCCGTTAGTCAATCCTCCTCAAGCCGCTATTTTGGGCATCTCGCGAGGCCAAATCCAACCCATCTGGGATGGCACAACCTTTAAACCTCGTTTGATGTGTCCACTCTGCGTCACTTACGATCACCGCATCGTCGACGGCGCCGATGGCGCTCGCTTTACCCGCCGCATCGCAGAAATTTTAGAAAATTTCGCAGTAAGTTTTTTAGGCTTATAA
- the aceE gene encoding pyruvate dehydrogenase (acetyl-transferring), homodimeric type, with the protein MAQKNKNGTHDYDPQETQEWIDSLDYVLHEKGPERALWLLDQLEAKARRTGVEMPSQQTTPYCNTIPPEKEPAKPGDWEMERRIKSLVRWNAMAMVVRANKEEDGIGGHISTYASSATILEVGFNHFFKGPRAEGGGDHVYFQGHASPGIYARAFLEGRITEQQLENFRREMGKGGGLSSYPHPWLMPDFWQFPTVSMGLGPIMSIYHARFNRYLHHRGIKDTSNNRIWAFLGDGECDEPESLGSITLAARENLDNLTWVVNCNLQRLDGPVRGNGKIIQELEAAFRGAGWNVIKVIWGSEWDALLAADTKGLLLKRMMEVVDGQYQKYSVSSGEYVRKHFFGAYPETLEIAERLSDEQVQRIRRGGHDPIKMYAAYHAAIHHKGQPTVILVKTIKGYGLGEYGEGVNVAHQQKKLQEPALLHFRTRFGISLNDEEALQAKFYKPSDDSPELKYLRQQREALGGYLPHRNTKTPKFSAPKLSEFKEFFEGTPKDKASSTTRSFRDILAKLMNHPEIGKFIVPIIPDEARTFGMEGMFRKYGIYSCLGQLYDPVDAGSLMPYKEAKNGQILEEGISEAGAISSFIAAGTSYSVHGVNMIPFFIFYSMFGFQRIGDLIWAAADSRTKGFLLGATAGRTTLNGEGLQHEDGHSHILAATVPNVMAYDPAFAYEIAVIIQNGLKRMYEKGEDIFYYLTLQNEDYAMAPMPKGVEEGILKGLYKFKAGPKNKKLQAQILGSATIINCALDAQTILAERYGVSADIWSATSYKQLRYDAMEVTRWNMLNPTQKPKKPYVTELLEKEKGPVIAASDYMRLVPDQIASWVPGGLTTLGTDGFGRSESRKNLRRHFEIDAECITIATLHALAQRGEIKPEIVAKAIKDLGVDPKKPFSLFA; encoded by the coding sequence ATGGCACAAAAAAATAAAAACGGAACACACGATTACGATCCCCAGGAAACACAGGAATGGATCGATTCACTAGATTATGTGTTACACGAAAAAGGGCCAGAACGCGCGCTTTGGCTATTGGATCAATTGGAAGCCAAAGCTCGTCGCACTGGCGTAGAAATGCCATCTCAACAAACCACGCCTTATTGCAACACTATTCCGCCCGAAAAAGAACCCGCCAAACCGGGTGACTGGGAAATGGAGCGTCGCATCAAAAGTTTGGTGCGCTGGAACGCCATGGCAATGGTCGTTCGTGCCAATAAAGAAGAGGACGGCATTGGCGGCCATATTTCAACTTACGCCTCTTCAGCCACTATATTGGAGGTCGGGTTCAATCATTTTTTCAAAGGACCGCGAGCAGAAGGTGGCGGTGATCACGTTTATTTTCAAGGCCATGCTTCGCCTGGCATCTATGCGCGCGCTTTTTTGGAAGGCCGCATTACAGAACAACAACTTGAAAACTTTCGTCGTGAAATGGGTAAAGGTGGCGGCTTATCTTCTTATCCCCACCCTTGGTTAATGCCTGATTTTTGGCAATTTCCCACAGTTTCAATGGGGTTAGGCCCCATCATGTCCATTTATCATGCCCGTTTTAATCGCTACTTGCATCATCGCGGTATCAAAGACACTTCGAACAATCGCATTTGGGCCTTTTTAGGCGATGGCGAATGTGATGAACCAGAATCCTTGGGCTCAATCACTCTAGCTGCTAGAGAAAATCTCGATAACCTTACTTGGGTTGTGAACTGCAATTTGCAACGGCTCGATGGCCCCGTGCGCGGCAACGGGAAAATTATTCAAGAATTAGAAGCCGCTTTTCGAGGTGCGGGTTGGAATGTCATCAAAGTCATTTGGGGCTCAGAATGGGATGCGCTTTTAGCAGCTGACACCAAAGGATTGTTGCTTAAACGCATGATGGAAGTCGTCGATGGCCAATACCAAAAATATTCTGTGAGCTCTGGCGAATATGTTCGCAAACATTTTTTTGGCGCTTATCCGGAAACATTGGAAATCGCCGAGCGTCTATCTGATGAACAAGTGCAACGCATTCGTCGCGGTGGACATGATCCCATTAAAATGTATGCCGCTTATCACGCTGCTATTCATCATAAAGGTCAACCCACTGTCATTCTAGTGAAAACAATCAAAGGCTACGGCCTCGGCGAATATGGCGAAGGTGTTAATGTTGCGCATCAACAGAAAAAACTGCAAGAGCCTGCCTTGCTTCATTTCCGAACGCGTTTTGGCATCTCACTTAATGATGAAGAAGCGCTACAAGCCAAATTTTATAAACCTTCTGATGATAGCCCCGAACTTAAATATTTACGTCAACAGCGCGAAGCTTTGGGGGGTTACTTGCCTCATCGCAATACTAAAACACCTAAATTTAGCGCACCAAAACTTTCTGAATTTAAAGAATTTTTCGAAGGAACTCCTAAAGACAAAGCCAGCTCAACCACACGATCATTTCGCGATATTTTAGCCAAACTCATGAATCATCCAGAAATCGGCAAATTTATCGTGCCGATTATTCCCGATGAAGCACGCACGTTTGGTATGGAGGGTATGTTTAGAAAGTATGGCATTTATTCCTGCTTGGGCCAACTCTACGATCCCGTTGATGCCGGATCACTCATGCCTTACAAAGAAGCCAAGAACGGACAAATTCTGGAAGAAGGCATTAGCGAAGCAGGCGCCATTTCTTCCTTCATTGCCGCGGGCACTTCTTACTCCGTGCACGGCGTAAACATGATTCCCTTCTTCATTTTTTACTCCATGTTTGGATTTCAACGCATTGGCGATTTGATTTGGGCCGCAGCCGATTCGCGCACAAAAGGATTTTTATTAGGCGCCACAGCAGGTCGCACAACACTAAATGGTGAAGGTTTGCAACACGAAGATGGTCATAGCCATATTCTTGCCGCCACCGTGCCCAACGTGATGGCTTACGACCCTGCGTTTGCTTACGAAATCGCTGTCATCATCCAAAATGGTCTCAAGCGCATGTATGAAAAAGGCGAAGATATTTTCTACTATCTAACTTTGCAAAATGAAGATTATGCCATGGCTCCCATGCCCAAGGGCGTGGAAGAAGGCATCTTAAAAGGTCTTTATAAATTTAAGGCCGGTCCAAAGAATAAAAAACTGCAGGCACAAATCTTAGGCAGCGCTACGATTATTAATTGCGCTCTAGATGCTCAAACCATTTTAGCGGAGCGTTACGGAGTTTCCGCTGATATTTGGAGCGCGACAAGTTACAAACAACTGCGTTACGATGCGATGGAGGTCACACGATGGAACATGCTTAACCCCACCCAAAAACCTAAAAAACCTTACGTCACGGAACTTTTAGAAAAAGAAAAAGGCCCTGTGATAGCAGCCTCTGATTATATGCGATTGGTTCCCGATCAAATCGCGTCTTGGGTTCCAGGTGGCTTAACTACTTTGGGCACAGATGGGTTTGGTCGCAGCGAATCCAGAAAAAATCTGCGTCGCCACTTTGAAATCGATGCCGAATGCATTACTATCGCCACTCTTCATGCGTTAGCGCAACGCGGTGAAATCAAACCCGAAATCGTTGCCAAAGCCATCAAAGATTTAGGTGTTGATCCTAAAAAACCTTTCTCCCTTTTTGCTTAG
- a CDS encoding transglutaminase family protein — protein sequence MNQFRIEHLTHYHYSGPVMESFAELRLAPLATPHQKLKQRILTIYPETQVNSYLDHYGNQVEFFSLASRHEEMKILSQCEVEIAAQPYHSEPLSIQSAQQLYQSLTPDYFDFLASTLLVPLGKPFERFISKWFPAPKPLGEALFDFTRFINEHFHYESGTTTVETPAIQIAKTKQGVCQDFAHFMLAVLRTAQIPTRYVSGYIESSSSANQPELVGAEASHAWVEVLMPDQTWRGYDPTNGIFTENRHIVLAIGRDYSDVPPFRGTYQGSQSLNLTVQVNVKRIN from the coding sequence ATGAACCAGTTTCGCATCGAACACTTGACTCACTACCATTATTCCGGTCCCGTGATGGAATCTTTTGCCGAGCTTCGCCTCGCTCCTCTAGCAACGCCTCATCAAAAATTAAAACAACGCATCCTAACCATCTATCCTGAAACCCAAGTCAATTCTTATCTCGACCACTACGGTAATCAGGTTGAGTTTTTTTCTTTAGCATCACGCCATGAAGAAATGAAAATTCTTTCCCAATGCGAAGTAGAAATTGCAGCCCAACCTTATCACTCAGAGCCCCTTTCTATCCAATCCGCTCAACAACTTTATCAAAGCCTCACGCCCGATTACTTTGATTTTTTGGCTTCCACTCTTTTAGTTCCATTGGGAAAACCCTTTGAACGATTTATTTCAAAATGGTTTCCTGCCCCCAAACCCTTAGGCGAAGCTCTCTTCGATTTCACTCGCTTTATTAACGAGCATTTTCACTATGAATCTGGCACAACAACCGTTGAAACACCTGCTATTCAAATCGCAAAAACGAAACAAGGAGTCTGCCAAGACTTTGCCCATTTTATGCTCGCTGTTTTGAGAACAGCACAAATTCCCACTCGCTATGTCAGTGGCTATATTGAAAGTAGCAGCTCCGCGAACCAACCTGAACTCGTAGGCGCGGAAGCCAGTCACGCCTGGGTGGAAGTTCTCATGCCTGACCAAACCTGGAGAGGCTATGATCCTACCAATGGGATTTTTACCGAAAATCGACATATCGTGCTAGCAATAGGCCGCGATTATTCCGATGTGCCCCCTTTCCGCGGCACTTATCAAGGCTCTCAATCCTTGAACCTGACGGTTCAAGTCAATGTAAAACGCATAAATTAA